The sequence AATAAGAAAACTTGATGTATACCAACGATTGTATAGTTTAAACTTGATGTATACCAACGATTGTATAGTTTAAACTTGATGTATACCAACGATTGTATAATAAGAAAACTTGAAGTTTAAAATGTAAGATTGCAAATTTACTATTGAACCATCATTCAATTGGTATACAAATATTGGTTACAGAAGACTCTATAAGAACTGAGGACCAAGGTTATAGCTTAAAAAATGCAAGATATGTCTTTCTTATTCTAAAAACATCCTTAGCCACTGATGGAAAACGAAGATTCAAATGACAATAGATAATAAGAAATACTTGATGTAGCACCATGCTCGTATAATCTGAAGGCAAGTATAAATCGACACTCTGTATTTTAGTGCTCAAAAACCTTTACATCAGTCAAGTCAACTAACCAATCTTCATAGAATTAGATAATATAGCAAAAGCAAACAACAATCATCTGGATTGATAAGCAATCCACTTTATCCGTCATTGAACTAGGTAAATTGGATGAATCTAAATATTACTGGTTGCTTTTAATATGATAAAACCAGGTACTCACTAAATAAAACCAGTAAGTTGTTTGGAGCGATCTGATACATATAGGTACTCATGTCTTTCAAAGGCGCATCTTAACTAATTTCCTAATACATGTATTAGAGCAATCTGATACATACCAATAAGTTGTTTAGAGCAATATTGAAAGTAATTTATTACCTTGACCTTTAACCACATTGCTTCTCCGTGTTTCAAAACTATTTTTTGCCAATTTCCATCTTGGAACGAGATAGTGCTTTTCATGATCAAACCACAGTACTTAACAATATCTCTAGCCCCAGAACCTACTGCTCTATCAATGTCATCTGAAATCATAATTTTGATTTTGCCACCATACTTAGTTTTTATATCTAAACTTTTAGATTTGTACTTTCCTCTTCCTCTTTTTTATTGCTGAAAGAAACTGCAAAGTAATTGGATACTGTTGTTAATTAGTAGTTCCGCAcaattagtaaaaataatttcacaaaacaccaaaaaataaaaaaactaacttGCACAATTGTCAGCCTCTGGAGAGCGATGCACAGTTTCTGGTTCATTTCGTGATGATTGTGTTTCTAAAGAAGATTTTGGGAGAGAGTTACTAGATACTCGTCCGGTTTGTAAAGGTCCTTGACTCGGGTTACATGGTTGTCCTATCTCTACAGATGCACCAGATACTCGTCCAGTCTGAATGCATGGCTGAGACGTCGCTCCAAAATTGCCACGTCCTTGAAAACTTCCACGACCACAGCTCGTCCCACCTCTCCCACTTTTTCCTCGTCTAGTTCCTTTCATTTCCTGCAACATCATataaaaagaaaatgatttattagactagagaaaatattaattcaaataacagagaattaaaatcaattaattgaTGAAATATTTGAGTAAACCACTAATTTTACTTCACCACTGATTCTGTTATAAAATTAAAGCTTCAATCATTTCGAATTAATTTCATTCAATCTAATTAGGACAAAATTTCAGAGACCTTTTTAAAATAAGATGTAGACATAAAGCTACAAGCATCATGAACTAAGTTCATCGTAAGTCTAATAAGGACAAACATACAGAGAACTTCCAAAAATAAGATATCAACACAAAGCTTCAAGCACCAAGAACTAATTTCATTGTTAGTCTAATACGGACaataatatggacaaaaatacaGAGAATTTTCAAAACACGATGTAACATCTATATAATTAGTCTTTTGCTTCTTAGTCTTCAAAAGGATGTATCGGTGTCctccccatcatcatcatcaaataaCTCTTCTTTGCTATCTTCACTCTCTGATATTTCTATATGATTGTCATTAATGAAATCATCTTCCTCATTATGCACATTGTTTTGAGCTTGCGTACTTGCATGATCATAGTTAATACTTTGTGGTTCAACATTATCCCTATGTAGAGACACCTCAACAATATTTTCTTGGTCATCGGTGCACGAAGTATTAAATTCAGCTTCCTCTTGTTGATAGACTTCTTCATTCAATAATTCTTCATGTTCACTTTATACACAATTATCATCATTATCAGGCACTTTAAAAAGGTCACGAGGATTTGTCTTCACAACAATAAGCCAATCCTTATCGACCATGTCGTCCAAGTAAAAGACTTGCTCCGACTGAGATGCCAACACAAATGGCTCATTTGTATTCAAGGCACATCGAGTATTCACACTTATGAAACCGTATTTGTCTATCTTATATCCTCTTCCTAAGCGAGCTACATCCCACCAATGACACTTGAATAAGTAAACTTTTCTATTTTCCACATAAGATAACTCATAAATGTCCTCTAATACACCATAATACTCCTCGTTAGAGTCTGAATCATCTTCTCTCACAAGAACACCACTATTCtgcatttttcttctcaatgcaAGCTCTTTTGTATGAAATCTAAATCCATTCACCATAAATATTGAATATCGATGTACTAATGGTGCAGGACCGACGGCTAAGCTTATGAGCTCATCATTTGCGCGTCCTTGTGAAGATAGTACAAATATCTACAAAAATGAACAACACTGTTATGACCAATAACATGATGGGATGATTAAACAAATATCAATATTATTAATTAAGTGGACACCTACACGTGCGCGAAACCAATCAAGAAACTCATTTTTATGAGCTCCCATTGAACTTTGGCTTTCAATCTCTCTTGTATATTCCCTACATTTCAAGTTAGTTAAGATTAATCTGGTTCAGATTATATCAGTGTGAAACTATCTTGGAGTTAATAAGAGACTTACTCCATGAAATGCGAAACCTCTTCACAATTTTGAAGCACATACATACATGCTTATTTAAACTCATCATGAGATAGCTTGATGCCTTCTAAAACACCTTTTGTTTGACCACTTTTTTTAAAGATAGACATCTCATCATTTGACACAGATCCATCATCATTCCTAGTTGGTTTATTAAACTTGGTTGAGATATTCTTCAAGTATCGTGAGCAAAATGTGAGGCTTTCCTCTGCCAAATAACCTTCTGCAATTGAACCTTCTGGACGATTTTTATTGCGAACGTATGACTTAAGTGTTCGCAAATACCTATATAAAATAACTCATTAATATAATATATGTTATTCTAAAACTATAGCATCgaaattattaaataataaattaccTCTCTATAGGATACATATTCCGATATTGAGCTTGTCCACCAAGCTTTGCCTCACTTGACAAGTGAATTGGCAAATGaaccatgacatcaaagaatgcCGGAGGGAAAACAAGTTGAAGTTTGCACAAAATAATAGGAATTTCTGCCTCTAGGATATCAAGATCTTCAATCGTCAAGCACTTAGAGTATATATTCTTGAAAAATTTTCCTAAAGCTATAATTGGATCACACACTTCCTTGGGTAGCAAACCACGTATAGCTACTGGAAAAATGTCTTGCAACAATACATGATGATCATGACATTTTAATCCATGTATCTTTTTTTCCTGTACATTGACACACCTTGAAATATTTGAGGAAAAGGCATCAGGAACCTTCAGATCAACCAAGAAACTACATACCTTCAGCTTCTCTTCCGGCGACAATGCATAGCATGCTGCAGGTAACAAAATATTGTTCCCATCCTCAATTGGATGCAACCTTTGTCTGATTCCAAGGTCCATCAAGTCATATCTACTTTTCAATGTGTCTTTTGTCTTTCCAACCATATTCATGACAGTTGATATAATATTGTCGGACACATTTCTTTCGATGTGCATCACATCAAGGTTATGTCGTAACATAAGACTCTTCCAATAAGGCAATTGGAAAAATATACTTTTCTTCTTCCAATTGTATGCATTGTTATGAACATCATGCTTTCTCTTTTGTCCTTTACCAAAAGTCACATTACCTAAAGCTTGTAATTGCATAAGTGCTTCATCACCTGTTAAAGGGTTAGGCGTAACTCTCATTTCAACTTTCCCATCAAATAACGTCCTACTTCTACGCCATAGATGGTCCATGGTAAGAAAGGGACGATGACCCATATAACACAACTTACTATGTAAGGAAGTCGATTGTGTATCTTTATGGCAATAAGGGCATGCAAGCTTGCCTTTGGTTGACCATCCTGAAAGATTCCCATATGCAGGAAAGTTATTGATTGTCCACATTATAGCCACATGCATCAAAAAATTAGATTTTGAGTGTGCATCATAAGTCTCCACCCTGACccataattctttcaactcttcaATCATTGATTGTAAATATACATCGATATCATTGCCTGGACACTTGAGGCCTGGAATAAGAAGTGTCATCATGAAATATGGATTTTTCATGCAATCCCATGGTGGCAAATTTTATGTAGCTAGTACAACTGGCCAAATACTATGATTAGAACTCATGTTCCCATAAGGTTGGAACCCATCACTCGCCAAGCCTAGGCGAACATTTCTTAACTCAGCTGAAAATGTGGGATGTTGTGCATCAAAGGATTTCCATGCAATTAAGTCAGACGGATGTCGCAAGACACCATCATCAATATTTTCCTCCTTGTGCGACCTCATCTTTTTAGCTGTCTCTCTTTCCATGTACAATCTTTGAAGCCTTGGTTTGATTGGAAAATGCCGCAAGATTTTATGAGCTACTTTCTTGCCTCCGTGTTCTTCGGACTTCCATCTAGACTTACCGAACTTAGGACATGCTTGAATATCGGCATAATCACGCCAATATAAAATACAATCATTCCGACATGCATCTATTTTGGTGTACCCCAAGCCGAGGTCACAAAGAACTTTCTTTGCTTCATAGAAAGAATTTGGCACAAATGACCCCTCGGGAAGAACTTCTTTAAAGAAGCTCAATAGTGCATCCATAGATTTGTTGCTCCAATGGTTAAGACACTTCAAGTGAAGTAGTTTAACAACAAAAGACAACTTCGAGACTTTTTTACAACCACTATAAAGTTCTGTCTCAGCATCTTCTGACAATTTGTAGAACTTTGTTGCATGTATATTTGGCTCTTCGTTGTCctctaaattattattattattattattattgttattatccTCTACATTCGTATATCCACAAGCATCATGAATCATTTCACTAATATTGTCGTCTTCAATGCTATCATCTTCTACTTCATCATCACTAACTACAACACTAGAAGTTTCAACTCTAACTGACACTTCTCCATGCAAGTCCCACACTTTATAAGAATCCCAAAATCCCTTCCTCAATAAATCTCCTCTTACACCAACATGTAGCTTGAACTCGGTATTCATACACCTTTTACAAGGACACCGAATCATAGTGCTCACTGTTAGTTGACTgaatgcccaattaagaaagTTGTCTACTCCATCTCTGTACCTTTGGTCGACTCTATTCCTAATATTCAACCAACTTTTATCCATCCtttctataaaaaaaagaaagttaATTAAATAAAAGTGCAGCATTGATAAtaatcaaaatatatataataactaACATACAAGAGAAACGAACAAATCAAATCACCTCTAAATAAAATGAGAAATATTACAGCAAGTTTCTACTCTTACACACCTTTTGGTTACAAGGAAATTAACTAgcttcataaaaaaaaatatacactGCCACATCTACGAACACCTTATTGATAAACAAATTTAACATCTCTTACCCAACTAGACTCAAAAAGTATTAAATTGATAGGCTCTAAACTCCATTTTTAGATGATCAAGAAACAATTTTACATTCAAGTTATTGTTTAAGTGGCCAAATACATGCATTTAATTCTATTGTAAAAAATGTGTACAATGTTTCAAAAGAACATCAGTCCGAAAGAAGTATTATATATTCTTGCAGCCTTACAGTAACATATATACGCCTTATAAAAAATGTGTAATCATGATTAAATGTTTATCATAAAAAACTAGAATCGTCGCGAACTCCTTGTTCTAGTACCCCTAATGAGACTGTTACAATGACATGATCAACATACATTACTGATCCATCACTACAATGTAACTTCACTGGTTTAATACCATCAccattttcaaattttaagtcacaGTCATCGTTTCGCCATTCAATTTTTGTGACTTTTCGGTCTAATTGAATCAAACCAGGTGGTAAAACAGATGTCAAAGATTCAATCACAGTTGAGTACCCTTTAGCTATAGTTAGTTCATCTCCATGAAAATTATAATACTGACTTTCTCCATTAAAATCTAAAGTACCCAAATCACCAGCTGATGAATAATGCCTATGTATATTCTCAAACATAGCAAATATTCCTTCTTCAAGTGATTTTCTACATTCTACTCCATTTATCAAACACTTCAACATTTTTTTGATCTTTCTTtaaattccaataaaatttaagaCCATTCATAAGAAAAGAACCAATACTTAGATTTTTATTTACTGCCATTTTCAAGATTTAAACTTTCAGTAATTTCTTTACATACCTCATCTTGAAAATTTCCTTCACCTGAAGAAAAAGCTAACATTTTGCTGAAAAAATTTGATATGGATTTAACAAGGGAAGAATTTACCTCATAGCCATTTTCTGTTAGTCACTTTTTTGTCCATTAATTTACCTTCTTCATATAATTAGGTTAAGTTGACTTGTGATAATATGTAACTTTACACACAAAGCTTGATGTTAACacccataaaaatataaaattaattaaaagaaacatACTTGTTCGGGCAAAACTAGACCAAAAGGTCATGCTAGAGCCTCaacaaaacttattatattgTTACACGCACAAACACACAACAAAATCATACCAACTATTTTTTTATGCAGTATTTAGTACTCTGCATTCATAAAAAGTCAGTTTTCTTATTTATAATATACTTAGCAGTCCAAGTCAATCGTTGAAACTAGGATTAATTAATGGTAGTGAGAGTAGCAGCATCAAGCATAATTTGCCCAAACTAAGAATGGAATACCAACATGCAATAGGTCTCTCAACAAGAAGATTTTAACTTACCCAAACAAAGATTTCTGTCAAGACTGAAAATCAACAACACCAACACTAAATACGCCTCAAATGAGTCTTTTTGTGCtgactttttttttgtattcctGTAGATTATCAAATGGTTCAGAGAAATTCGAGATGAAATTTAAGAATACAAATGTAAAATTACTGAAATAACAATAATCCCTAACTGCATGTTGAAAATTTTGCCTTAAAGAATCCTTACAAAAAAATCCaaacataaatttatatataaactAGTATGGgtataaacaaaaaagaaaggatTAGTGTCACTAGCAGCTATATGAAAGAAATCAATTGTGCAATTCTTCCACCACAAAATCGATATGGATTTGAATAGCAGCTATGAGATTTTCCTtcctaaaagaaaaaggaaaagattaGGGATTTGAACACATACCTGATAAATGAGATTCACAtttttattagagaaatttagaGCTGGGTCATGAAATTTTTGTAGAGAAGTGATTTTAGAGAGGGGGGAGAGATTTCTAGAGAGAGGAGAGTTTGAGTGTCTGTGTCTCTGTGAAGGGGGGTTCATCCAAATTAATTAGAAAGAATCagctttttaaattttattttattattttaaattaaaatttctaGGGTATAGTAGCGACCCCGTCGCTACAAAACGTCTTTAGCCGCGATATATTAAAAGTCGCCGTAAATAATTTGGAGCCAAAATTTTATTGTGAGCGGGACCAAAAATTTCAGCCACATCAGAGGCGACCTCAGAAAAGTCGCTGCTAAATATTCACCTTCTGTAGCGACCTTTTAATATCGCTGCTAATTCTGTAAATGTTGTAGCAACCTTTAGGGTCGCCACTATAtgttgctattactactgatattggtagaagtggtaatgactgtgattatcttactgttaccagtcattagattgatgaggattggataatgcaaacaCACATTAtagcttatagaataattaattcacatcACACATGGCGACTTATTTCTAGCACGGTTATAGatatacacccactagtcctgttccgattctttcaaggatggcgcCAGATATTTTAACCATTCatgcttcaacagtggcatcggagaatgcttttagtcaagcaagacttcaactcgttgattatagagcgtctatgagggagagcttggaaaaatcaatactttcagagattggatccgttcgaaaCGAAGAAATTTCgtacttgctgaatcacaaccagaggtagacgaagcttacgaagaaatgttagttgaacttgcggaggatgcagcttcgcctggaagcggtgatgaacaagccTCTTTTTCGCCATCACCAACGGAagttcctccgaaccttgaaggatttatgaaatttgtaagagataccatgtaaaattaatatgtaacttgtattttggcacatcttgattagtttctttttcttctcaatggtggtattagcaccttgttgtgctcattccattgggggaggaagactaagaaagatattgtcatgtTTTATTAATgtcataataataaaaaattataatgcattcctttgaatatctctttacaatattttgtgttttaaatttgaattaaaaccTTTAAGTCGcaattataaaatataatttataagaaattgtcttagataaaaaatttaaaaaataggtCATGCCCACTTAGGCCCATTTAggcccccccacacacacacacacacacacacatatatatatatatatatataagctatataatttacaagaaattgccttagataaaaaaaaataaaaaaataggccAGGCCCACTTAGGTCCAcataggcccgggaccggcccacttagcccAGGACCATTTGTTAgtggtcccggtcccgggccggttACTACCAAAAACCCGTGAAGCCCGGGCCCATTTAGGACTGGCCCAtgaggcccgtttaggcccgggccTGGCCCACATTACACACTTACATCCAGCTCCTTAGCCAGATGCACTAGgccaggagatgagagatgttatttagctattaactcgattagtagcTGCACATGCTCGGCGTCAATatgtaggtattggtcatgcaaatAGGTCCATCAATGCAAGGgttcatgatttcattaatttggaccctctggtattcactggagcagatccaaacgaAGACCCTCAagtatttatcgataggatgcagaggactttgagggtaatgaaggccactgctaCTGAGTTAGTTGAGCTAGTCCTATAGACTTCAAGATGTTGCagttggtacgagtcttgggtgTTGTCCaaaggtgaggatgcccctccagcagtatgacaggagtttacagaggcttttctttGTCATTACCAGAGCTTaaacgggccagagttgataggttcttgacccttcggtaaggtaacatgagtgttcgggagtatagtcttcagtttgattcgttggctaggtatgctcccactattgtatctaatatggaggatcgggttcaccggttcatgATGGGATTGGAGTCTCACCTGCTTAAcaattgtatgtcggtctcacttcaacCAGGCAtagatatttctcgtattcaggcatacgctcagggtgtagaagagcgtaagcagaagcagagggccgatcgtgGGCATGATAGGGGACAAAGTAAGAGAGCAAGaacttcgggtccttctggtgagtttcgaggtggtcaaagACAATAATACCCGAGGAATCCAGCCCATCCATCGGCTAGCACACACCTCTCCTAGTTTGCTggtaggagatttgatcgttccacatattcagggcctagtcagaatttcagggcctcaagttctcagtataggggtgagtcaagtcagataaGGCCACTATTGCCATGAtatgctcagtgtggtaagcaacGTGCCGGGCAATGCCttatggggttgggtgtttgttatacttgtggttatccaggccacattatgagagattgtccaagGAAAGGTGGTGCAAGTATAGTTTAGCCAGTGGGATTTGTAGCTAGTTCGTCATTATCAGTACGCCCCCCTAGGCCAGGTTTACAAGAACCAatcggtcgtggtagaggtagaggtggagcatctagctcgagcggaccttagaaccgcatttatgcattagcaGGTTGACAAGATTAAGAGtcgtcacctgatgttgttacgggtatattatcagtctcctcatatgatgtgtATGCATTGATTGACCTAGGTttcaccttatcatatgttactctattggttgctagtaagtttggaatagaaCTTGAGTTATGACGTGTATataaagtgtaacgacccgatcggtcattttgagctctggcgcgtcattcagcagtttgaggccatgagcagcttcatctcaggtatattgacttgtgtgtatggtcagaattaaaatttaggaagtttggagtcaaatctaaatggaaattctcattttgaaagcttaaaattgaagaaatgaactaggattagaattttgagtaaacgacctcggaattgggatccgaaggttccagcaggttcgtatgatgatttcagacttgggcgtatgcccggatcgggttttggataacccgggagcgttttggcacctattgtggaagatagcatttta is a genomic window of Nicotiana tabacum cultivar K326 chromosome 16, ASM71507v2, whole genome shotgun sequence containing:
- the LOC107814455 gene encoding uncharacterized protein LOC107814455 isoform X2, with product MYVLQNCEEVSHFMEEYTREIESQSSMGAHKNEFLDWFRARIFVLSSQGRANDELISLAVGPAPLVHRYSIFMVNGFRFHTKELALRRKMQNSGVLVREDDSDSNEEYYGVLEDIYELSYVENRKVYLFKCHWWDVARLGRGYKIDKYGFISVNTRCALNTNEPFVLASQSEQVFYLDDMVDKDWLIVVKTNPRDLFKVPDNDDNCV
- the LOC107814455 gene encoding uncharacterized protein LOC107814455 isoform X1 codes for the protein MKNPYFMMTLLIPGLKCPGNDIDVYLQSMIEELKELWVRVETYDAHSKSNFLMHVAIMWTINNFPAYGNLSGWSTKGKLACPYCHKDTQSTSLHSKLCYMGHRPFLTMDHLWRRSRTLFDGKVEMRVTPNPLTGDEALMQLQALGNVTFGKGQKRKHDVHNNAYNWKKKSIFFQLPYWKSLMLRHNLDVMHIERNVSDNIISTVMNMVGKTKDTLKSRYDLMDLGIRQRLHPIEDGNNILLPAACYALSPEEKLKVCSFLVDLKVPDAFSSNISRCVNVQEKKIHGLKCHDHHVLLQDIFPVAIRGLLPKEVCDPIIALGKFFKNIYSKCLTIEDLDILEAEIPIILCKLQLVFPPAFFDVMVHLPIHLSSEAKLGGQAQYRNMYPIERYLRTLKSYVRNKNRPEGSIAEGYLAEESLTFCSRYLKNISTKFNKPTRNDDGSVSNDEMSIFKKSGQTKGVLEGIKLSHDEFK
- the LOC142170341 gene encoding uncharacterized protein LOC142170341 is translated as MNTEFKLHVGVRGDLLRKGFWDSYKVWDLHGEVSVRVETSSVVVSDDEVEDDSIEDDNISEMIHDACGYTNVEDNNNNNNNNNNLEDNEEPNIHATKFYKLSEDAETELYSGCKKVSKLSFVVKLLHLKCLNHWSNKSMDALLSFFKEVLPEGSFVPNSFYEAKKVLCDLGLGYTKIDACRNDCILYWRDYADIQACPKFGKSRWKSEEHGGKKVAHKILRHFPIKPRLQRLYMERETAKKMRSHKEENIDDGVLRHPSDLIAWKSFDAQHPTFSAELRNVRLGLASDGFQPYGNMSSNHSIWPVVLAT
- the LOC142170342 gene encoding putative polyamine oxidase 5, yielding MLKCLINGVECRKSLEEGIFAMFENIHRHYSSAGDLGTLDFNGESQYYNFHGDELTIAKGYSTVIESLTSVLPPGLIQLDRKVTKIEWRNDDCDLKFENGDGIKPVKLHCSDGSVMYVDHVIVTVSLGKGWIKVG